A window from Panicum virgatum chloroplast, complete genome encodes these proteins:
- the rps15 gene encoding ribosomal protein S15, translating to MVKEEKQENRGSVEFQVFSFTNKIRRLASHLELHKKDFSSERGLRRLLGKRQRLLAYLAKKNRVRYKKLISQLDIREK from the coding sequence ATGGTTAAAGAAGAAAAACAAGAAAACAGGGGTTCTGTTGAATTTCAAGTATTCAGTTTCACCAATAAGATACGGAGACTTGCTTCACATTTGGAATTACACAAAAAAGATTTTTCATCGGAAAGAGGTCTACGAAGACTTTTGGGAAAACGTCAACGTTTGCTGGCTTATTTGGCAAAGAAAAATAGAGTACGTTATAAGAAATTAATCAGTCAGTTGGATATTCGGGAGAAGTAA
- the rpl32 gene encoding ribosomal protein L32, translating into MAVPKKRISMSKKRIRKNLWKKKTYFSIVQSYSLAKSRSFSSGNEHPKPKGFSGQQTNNKVLE; encoded by the coding sequence ATGGCAGTTCCAAAAAAACGTATTTCGATGTCAAAAAAGCGTATTCGTAAAAATCTTTGGAAGAAAAAGACTTATTTTTCCATAGTACAATCTTATTCTTTAGCAAAATCAAGATCATTTTCTAGCGGCAATGAGCATCCAAAACCAAAAGGTTTTTCTGGACAACAAACAAATAATAAGGTTTTGGAATAA
- the ndhF gene encoding NADH-plastoquinone oxidoreductase subunit 5 yields the protein MEHTYQYAWVIPLLPLPVIMSMGFGLFLIPTATKNLRRIWAFPSILLLSIALVFSVHLSIQQINGSSIYQYLWSWTINNDFSLEFGYLIDPLTSIMLILITTVGILVLIYSDDYMSHDEGYLRFFVYISFFNTAMLGLVTSSNLIQIYFFWELVGMCSYLLIGFWFTRPIAASACQKAFVTNRVGDFGLLLGILGFFWITGSLEFRDLFKIANNWIPNNGINSLLTTLCAFLLFLGAVAKSAQFPLHVWLPDAMEGPTPISALIHAATMVAAGIFLLARLFPLFISLPLIMSFISLVGTITLFLGATLALAQRDIKRSLAYSTMSQLGYMMLALGIGSYEAALFHLITHAYSKALLFLGSGSVIHSMESLVGYSPDKSQNMVLMGGLRKYVPITRTTFLCGTLSLCGIPPLACFWSKDEILSNSWLYSPFFGIIASFTAGLTAFYMFRIYLLTFDGYLRVHFQNYSSTKEGSLYSISLWGKGPSKGVNRDFVLSTMKGGVSFFSKNIPQIPGNTRNKIGSFSTPFEAKNTFVYPHETGNTMLFPLLILLLFTLFIGSIGIHFDNGIKGNGISELTILSKWLTPSINFFQESSNSSINSYEFIINAISSVSLAILGLFIAYIFYGSTYSFFQNLNFLNSLVKGNQKKNFLDEVKKKIYSWSYNRGYIDLFYTRVFILGIRGLAELTNFFDKGVIDGIINGVGLAGFCIGEEIKSVGGGRISSYLFFFLCYVSLFLFFFP from the coding sequence ATGGAACATACATATCAATATGCCTGGGTAATCCCTCTTCTCCCACTTCCAGTTATTATGTCAATGGGATTTGGACTTTTTCTTATTCCGACAGCAACAAAAAATCTTCGTCGCATATGGGCTTTTCCTAGTATTTTACTCTTAAGTATAGCTCTGGTATTCTCCGTTCACCTGTCTATTCAACAAATAAATGGAAGTTCTATCTATCAATATCTATGGTCTTGGACCATCAATAATGATTTTTCCTTAGAATTTGGATACTTGATCGACCCCCTTACGTCTATTATGTTAATACTAATTACTACTGTAGGAATCTTGGTTCTTATTTATAGTGACGATTATATGTCTCACGATGAAGGATATTTGAGATTTTTTGTTTATATAAGTTTTTTTAATACTGCCATGTTGGGATTGGTTACTAGTTCCAATTTGATACAAATTTATTTTTTTTGGGAACTTGTCGGAATGTGTTCCTATTTATTGATAGGCTTTTGGTTTACGCGGCCAATTGCAGCGAGTGCTTGCCAAAAAGCTTTTGTAACTAATCGTGTAGGGGATTTTGGTCTGTTATTAGGAATTTTAGGTTTTTTTTGGATAACGGGTAGTTTAGAGTTTCGGGATTTGTTCAAAATAGCTAATAACTGGATTCCTAATAATGGGATTAATTCCTTACTTACTACTTTGTGTGCTTTTTTATTATTCCTTGGTGCAGTTGCAAAATCTGCACAATTCCCTCTTCACGTATGGTTACCCGATGCTATGGAGGGGCCCACTCCCATTTCGGCTCTTATACACGCAGCAACTATGGTTGCTGCGGGGATTTTTCTTCTAGCTCGACTTTTTCCTCTTTTCATATCCTTACCTTTGATAATGAGTTTTATTTCTTTAGTAGGTACAATAACACTCTTCTTAGGAGCCACTTTAGCTCTTGCTCAGAGAGATATTAAAAGAAGCTTAGCCTATTCTACAATGTCTCAATTGGGTTATATGATGTTAGCTCTAGGTATAGGTTCTTATGAAGCTGCTTTATTCCATTTGATCACTCATGCTTATTCGAAAGCTTTATTGTTCTTAGGATCCGGATCCGTTATTCATTCAATGGAATCTCTTGTTGGATATTCACCAGATAAAAGTCAGAATATGGTTCTTATGGGTGGTTTAAGAAAATACGTTCCAATTACAAGAACTACTTTTTTATGTGGTACACTTTCTCTTTGTGGTATTCCACCTCTTGCTTGCTTCTGGTCCAAAGATGAAATCCTTAGTAATAGTTGGTTGTATTCACCCTTTTTTGGAATAATAGCCTCTTTTACTGCAGGATTAACTGCATTTTATATGTTTCGGATATATTTACTTACTTTTGATGGGTATTTACGTGTTCATTTTCAAAATTACAGCAGTACTAAAGAAGGTTCGTTGTATTCAATATCCTTATGGGGAAAAGGCCCATCCAAAGGAGTTAATAGGGATTTTGTTTTATCAACAATGAAGGGTGGAGTTTCTTTTTTTTCCAAAAATATACCCCAAATTCCTGGTAATACAAGAAATAAGATAGGATCCTTTAGCACTCCCTTTGAGGCTAAAAACACTTTTGTCTATCCTCATGAAACGGGAAATACTATGCTATTTCCTCTTCTTATATTACTGCTTTTTACTTTGTTCATTGGATCCATAGGAATCCATTTTGATAATGGAATAAAGGGTAATGGAATATCGGAGTTAACCATATTATCAAAGTGGCTAACTCCTTCAATAAACTTTTTCCAGGAAAGTTCTAATTCTTCCATAAATTCATATGAATTTATCATTAATGCAATTTCTTCTGTAAGTTTAGCAATTCTTGGTCTATTCATAGCATATATCTTCTATGGATCTACTTATTCTTTTTTTCAGAATTTAAATTTTCTAAATTCCCTTGTAAAAGGGAATCAAAAAAAGAACTTTTTAGATGAAGTAAAAAAAAAGATATACAGCTGGTCATATAATCGTGGTTATATAGATCTTTTTTATACTAGGGTCTTTATCTTGGGTATAAGAGGATTAGCTGAACTAACAAATTTTTTTGATAAGGGTGTCATTGATGGAATTATCAATGGAGTGGGTCTTGCTGGTTTTTGTATAGGAGAAGAAATTAAATCTGTAGGGGGGGGGAGAATATCGTCTTATCTATTCTTTTTTTTATGTTATGTATCCTTGTTCTTATTCTTTTTTCCATGA